Genomic segment of Octadecabacter arcticus 238:
CCTATCAAACAACGCCCTGCGCGGTATGCCCGTCAAGAATGGTCACCGCCCCGACACTCCGTTCGGGGCTCACAGTTCATGTCATCCCCGGCATTCGCCAAACCGATCCGGCAGACGTGATGCGCGGCGAAGAAACCCAGATCGCTGGATTTCTGGCGCAAAACCCCGGCTGGGACGGCGTCCTCTGCCTGCCCGGAACCCACACCAAATGGGCCCATATTTCGGCAAACGAAGTCATCAGCTTTCAGACATTCATGACGGGTGAAATGTTTGCTTTGCTGGCGGGCCAATCCGTGTTGCGCCATTCCATCGCCGACAGTGGCTGGGACGACGATGCCTTTGGCGACGCCATGTCACAAACACTGGCGCGCCCAGAAGGACTGGCCGCGCGTTTGTTTTCACTGCGCGCCGCACAATTGGTCCATAATACAGATACAATCACATTACGCGCCCGCCTGTCCGGTCTGCTGATCGGTGCAGAACTTGCCGCTGCCAAACCTTATTGGCTTGGTCGGAACGTTGCGCTCATCGGGGCCGATGCGGTATCTGCGCCTTATATTACCGGCCTCGCATCACTCGGTGTGAACGCCGCGTGCGTGGACGCCAAGGAAATGACACTCGCTGGCATCAAAGCCGCGCACGCCCTGTTGGAGACCATAAATCAATGACCCGCAATATCATCGCCATCCTGCGAGGAATCACCCCGACAGACGCCGTCGCCGCCGCAAAAGTCCTGATTGAGGCAGGCATCACCCGCATCGAAGTGCCGCTGAATTCGCCCGAGCCGTTCGACAGTATCAAAGCGATGTCAGATGCCTATGGCGACATCGCCCTGATCGGCGCAGGCACAGTGTTGTCTGTCGACGACGTGAACCGCGTCGCGCAAGCGGGCGGCAAGCTGGTCGTGTCGCCCAACATGGACCCGCGCGTCATCCATGCCACCAAGGTCGCTGGCCTGCAAAGCTGGCCCGGCGTGATGACCCCAACCGAATGTTTTGCCGCCCTGAAAAATGGTGCTGACGGTCTGAAAATCTTTCCCGGGTCCTTGCTGGGCCCCGACGGGCTGAAAGCGATCCGCGCAGTGCTACCCACAGGCACGCAGGTCTACGCAGTTGGGGGTGCTGGGCCAGAAAACTTTGCCGACTGGTTTGCGGCGTCTGCGGATGGCTTCGGCCTCGGCTCTGCTCTTTATACGCCGGGCATGACCATCCCCGAGATCGCCGCGCGCGCCGCTGACATCGTTGCGGCCTATGACGCAGCACGCCAGCCATGATCTATGATGCCACCCAATGCGCCCTTGGCGAAGGCCCCCTTTGGCACCCCGAACGCGGGGAGCTGTTCTGGTTTGATATTCTGTCAAAGCGCTTGCACATCAAAGACCGCCATTGGCAGTTCGACCGCTATGTCTCAGCTGCTGGCTGGATCGACGACGACAGGTTGTTGGTGGCTGACAGCATCGGGCTGCACATCTTGGATTTGGCGACAGGCACCACCGACCAAGTCGCCCAGATTGAGGCCGACAACCCTCTCACCCGTTCCAACGACGGGCGCGCCGACCCGTGGGGCGGTTTTTGGATCGGCACTATGGGGATCAACGGCGAAGCCAAAGCAGGCGCGATCTATCGCTACTATCGCGGCGAGGTCCGGACACTTTTCACCGACATCACCACCACGAACGCGATCTGCTTTTCCCCCGATGGAACCTGCGCCTATTTCTGCGACACTCGGGTCGGTAAAATCATGCGCCAGAAACTCGCCGAAAAAGACGGCTGGCCACTGGGTGATCCCAACGTCTGGCTCGACTTTGGCGACACGTCATGGGGCCCAGACGGTGCAGTTATTGATGCGGCTGGCAATTTCTGGAATGCCCAATGGGGCGCAAACCGCGTGGCTTGCTATGCCCCCGACTGCACACTGACCCAAACAATTGCATTCCCTGCCGTGCAAACGTCCTGCCCTGCATTTGGTGGGCCGGACTTCAAGACGCTGTTTTGCACCTCCGCCGCCGTTGGGTTGATCGGGGAAGACGACGGCAAAACCTTCGCGACATCTG
This window contains:
- a CDS encoding SMP-30/gluconolactonase/LRE family protein — protein: MIYDATQCALGEGPLWHPERGELFWFDILSKRLHIKDRHWQFDRYVSAAGWIDDDRLLVADSIGLHILDLATGTTDQVAQIEADNPLTRSNDGRADPWGGFWIGTMGINGEAKAGAIYRYYRGEVRTLFTDITTTNAICFSPDGTCAYFCDTRVGKIMRQKLAEKDGWPLGDPNVWLDFGDTSWGPDGAVIDAAGNFWNAQWGANRVACYAPDCTLTQTIAFPAVQTSCPAFGGPDFKTLFCTSAAVGLIGEDDGKTFATSVDAIGQAEHQIIL
- a CDS encoding 2-dehydro-3-deoxygalactonokinase yields the protein MTPEWIAADWGTSNVRFWAIGADGTVLGERTSADGMNSLASSEYDAVLTQSCADWLKKAATVVACGMVGSRQGWVEAPYQTTPCAVCPSRMVTAPTLRSGLTVHVIPGIRQTDPADVMRGEETQIAGFLAQNPGWDGVLCLPGTHTKWAHISANEVISFQTFMTGEMFALLAGQSVLRHSIADSGWDDDAFGDAMSQTLARPEGLAARLFSLRAAQLVHNTDTITLRARLSGLLIGAELAAAKPYWLGRNVALIGADAVSAPYITGLASLGVNAACVDAKEMTLAGIKAAHALLETINQ
- a CDS encoding 2-dehydro-3-deoxy-6-phosphogalactonate aldolase, with product MTRNIIAILRGITPTDAVAAAKVLIEAGITRIEVPLNSPEPFDSIKAMSDAYGDIALIGAGTVLSVDDVNRVAQAGGKLVVSPNMDPRVIHATKVAGLQSWPGVMTPTECFAALKNGADGLKIFPGSLLGPDGLKAIRAVLPTGTQVYAVGGAGPENFADWFAASADGFGLGSALYTPGMTIPEIAARAADIVAAYDAARQP